A stretch of DNA from Luteibaculum oceani:
CATTCATTTGGAGAACCCAATTATGGAGAAATACACGCAATGCGGCAATACTAGCAAAGTACAAATGGAATTTCTACAGCATCTCCAAAACGGCAGTCTACCCATTTCAGAATTTACACACCATGCGCATATAGAATTGGCCTGGATTATGCTGCAAGCAAACCCAGTTCAGGATGCAATGGAAAAAGTTTCTCAAATCATTTTAAACTACGTTAAAAAACTTGGGGCTGCAGCCAAGTTTAATCGCGCTCTTACCCAAAATTCTGTTTTACTCATTTCTAAAAGAATGCATAAAGACCTTGATTTCGAGGGATTTAAACGAAATAATGAGGACCTCTTTGACGATTTTAAGAAGGCGTTAATGTTGTTTTCATTGGAAGGGTCCGATAACAGAACCAATACTATCCAAATCTTAAAATGAATTTTGTTGCCTCTGGCTTAAAACCAAACATATACGCCTTAGTTGGCTTATTAACCCTTTATTTAGGGGGGATAGGTAGTGTTTTTGCACAGGAGGATTATACCTGGTGGAATAACAAACATAATTGGGACGGAACCACGCATTGGCAGCGATATTTAATTGTTTCACCAAATTTTTTTGGGCCCAATGCTTTGCCCGTTCCTGAAATTCATCAAGGCACCCTCCCCTCTGCTGCATCCTTTACCGCCTCAATTAACCAACACTTCGGTAGAGGAAATTCAACAACAAATCCATTTTTCTCTTTCCAAACACCTCTATACTCTAAAAAAGTGGGTCTTGAAATTTCTATGGTACCCATAGAATACTTTAAAATGGATACCATAACACGCGACGAAAGACGGGTTCGAGATCGAGATGGAAAGGGTTGGACAGCTGGAGATGTTCATATTTCAACTCAAATCAAATTGTTAGACGCCAATGATCGACGACCGGATATTAGTCTTTTAATCCACCTAAAAACAGCTTCGGGGGGCGGCTTAGGAGCGGCGAGATACACAGATACTCCAGGTTACCATTTCGCATTTTCAGTAGGAAAAACAAGTAATCCTGTTTCAAAATCATTACAGTCTTACCGATGGTATAGCATAGTTGGCTTTATGGCTTATCAAACCTACCGTACCGATTACCGCCAAAACGACGCTTTGATATACGGGGTGGGAAACCAAATTCAAACCAAATCGCTCAATTTACAGACTGAACTTGGTGGTTATTTTGGATACATAAACAACGGAGATAGACCGCTTTTGTTAAGAATAAAATTGGAAGGAAAATTAGGCAACTGGAAAAAAGTGTTTTTTCAATTCCAACAAGGTTTACACGACTTTCCATACTCTTCAATAACGATTGGAAGAAAAATTGCTACCCCATCTCCATTTAAATCCAACTAATTATGCCCCTTGTCACGCAAAAAACGGATTTAACGGTTGCAGATTTCTTCGCGAAAAAAATAAGTAACCAACGAATTAAAGAGGATTGCGAAACATTATTAACCCTTAAGCAGGAAGTTAGCGCTTGCAAGCCTTTAGTATGGGGAAACTACTTTATTATTGGATTTGGATCTTATACCTATCAAAGGAAAGGTCAAAAAGAAAATTTGGAGTGGTTTCACATGGGTTTTGCTCCGCGATCAAATAAAATTACCCTTTATTTGGGGTTCGATATTACCACGCGTTTAGATCTTCTAGAAAAATTAGGAAAGCATAAGTGCGGAAAGGGCTGTCTATACATCAATAAACTAGCTGATATCGAAATTACCGTATTAAAAGAATTATTACTTCTAAGTAAAACTGCCCGATGGCACTAATGATCATTTAAAATGCGCATTCTACTAACTGTTCTAACATTAAGCATACTTAATTTAGGGTACGCTCAAAAAAACT
This window harbors:
- a CDS encoding DUF1801 domain-containing protein, yielding MPLVTQKTDLTVADFFAKKISNQRIKEDCETLLTLKQEVSACKPLVWGNYFIIGFGSYTYQRKGQKENLEWFHMGFAPRSNKITLYLGFDITTRLDLLEKLGKHKCGKGCLYINKLADIEITVLKELLLLSKTARWH